Proteins from one Labrenzia sp. CE80 genomic window:
- a CDS encoding L,D-transpeptidase, whose protein sequence is MKHFGHMAKAVAAVGVFCSLTLAPTQGTAAGRAAPPPLVLSPNLTEPWVLQLKPNRATTTRRAPEVKQRRRGWLRPQTVARRQTAPQPQRQTRAPQRQVASQFLPTIVDYSGPHKAGTIVIDTNERYLYLVQRDGTARRYGVGVGKPGFEWAGSHKVTRKAEWPDWRPPAEMRKRRPDLPKFMEGGPNNPLGARALYLGSTLYRIHGSNQPWTIGHAVSSGCIRMRNEDVTDLYERVGVGTTVHVI, encoded by the coding sequence ATGAAGCACTTTGGTCATATGGCGAAAGCCGTCGCCGCCGTTGGGGTTTTTTGCTCTCTGACATTAGCGCCCACACAGGGAACAGCAGCTGGACGGGCGGCACCTCCCCCGCTTGTCCTGAGCCCAAATCTTACTGAGCCCTGGGTTCTACAGCTCAAGCCCAATCGCGCCACGACCACTCGCAGGGCACCTGAGGTTAAACAGCGCCGCAGAGGCTGGCTCCGCCCTCAGACCGTTGCACGGCGCCAGACCGCGCCTCAGCCTCAAAGGCAGACACGCGCACCGCAGCGCCAAGTCGCTTCGCAATTCTTGCCAACCATTGTCGATTACTCAGGACCGCATAAGGCCGGCACGATCGTGATCGACACAAATGAGCGCTACCTCTACCTTGTCCAACGCGATGGAACTGCCCGGCGCTACGGTGTCGGTGTTGGCAAGCCAGGCTTTGAATGGGCAGGCTCCCACAAGGTGACCCGGAAGGCCGAGTGGCCAGACTGGCGGCCGCCGGCGGAAATGCGAAAGCGTCGCCCTGACCTGCCCAAGTTCATGGAAGGCGGGCCGAACAATCCACTTGGTGCCAGGGCGCTCTACCTCGGCTCGACGCTCTACCGCATTCATGGCTCAAATCAGCCCTGGACCATCGGTCATGCAGTTTCTTCTGGCTGCATCCGAATGCGCAATGAAGACGTGACCGACCTCTATGAGCGCGTCGGTGTGGGCACGACAGTCCATGTGATCTAA